One Kineococcus radiotolerans SRS30216 = ATCC BAA-149 DNA window includes the following coding sequences:
- the gatA gene encoding Asp-tRNA(Asn)/Glu-tRNA(Gln) amidotransferase subunit GatA, with protein sequence MSGSASELVRWDAARLSEALRAGEVSAEEVTRAHLDRIDAVDGPTSGAGETGVHAFLHVDHEGALARARQIDADRAAGAELGPLAGVPIGVKDVLTTKGLPTTAGSRMLQGWVPPYDATVVRELHAAGLVVLGKTNMDEFAMGSTTEHSAYGVTRNPWDPTRIPGGSGGGSAAALAAFEAPLTIGSDTGGSIRQPAAVTGTVGVKPTYGAVSRYGLIALASSLDQAGPCARTVLDTALLHAVIAGHDPYDSTSIPAAVPDVVGAARLGATGDLAGVRVGVVRELSGEGYEPGVLARFEESLTELRAAGAEVVELSLPNIVHALAAYYLILPSEASSNLAKFDGMRYGLRVVPEGEHVTAEAVMRATRAAGFGDEAKRRIILGTYALSAGYYDAYYGSAQKVRTLVQRDFDAAFGSVDVLVSPTAPTVAYRLGEKLDDPLAMYAGDVATIPANLAGIPGMSLPCGLSEGLPVGLQVLAPQQADDRLYRVGAALEARLNDKWGGPLLAQVPTWQGASA encoded by the coding sequence GTGAGCGGCTCCGCGAGCGAACTCGTCCGCTGGGACGCCGCCCGGCTCTCCGAGGCGCTGCGCGCGGGGGAGGTCTCCGCCGAGGAGGTCACCCGCGCCCACCTGGACCGCATCGACGCCGTCGACGGGCCCACCTCGGGGGCCGGCGAGACCGGCGTGCACGCCTTCCTGCACGTCGACCACGAGGGCGCCCTGGCCCGCGCCCGGCAGATCGACGCCGACCGCGCCGCCGGCGCCGAGCTCGGCCCGCTGGCCGGGGTGCCGATCGGGGTCAAGGACGTCCTGACCACCAAGGGCCTGCCCACCACCGCCGGGTCGCGGATGCTGCAGGGCTGGGTCCCGCCGTACGACGCCACCGTCGTGCGCGAGCTGCACGCCGCCGGGCTCGTCGTCCTCGGCAAGACCAACATGGACGAGTTCGCCATGGGCTCCACCACCGAGCACTCCGCCTACGGCGTGACCCGCAACCCGTGGGACCCCACCCGGATCCCCGGCGGGTCCGGCGGCGGGTCCGCGGCGGCGCTCGCGGCGTTCGAGGCGCCGCTGACCATCGGCTCGGACACCGGCGGCTCCATCCGCCAGCCCGCGGCCGTCACCGGCACCGTCGGCGTCAAGCCCACCTACGGCGCGGTCTCCCGCTACGGCCTCATCGCGCTGGCCAGCTCGCTGGACCAGGCCGGCCCGTGCGCGCGGACGGTGCTCGACACCGCGCTGCTGCACGCCGTCATCGCCGGGCACGACCCCTACGACTCGACGTCGATCCCCGCCGCCGTCCCCGACGTCGTCGGGGCCGCGCGCCTGGGCGCCACCGGCGACCTCGCCGGGGTGAGGGTCGGGGTCGTGAGGGAGCTGTCCGGGGAGGGCTACGAACCGGGCGTCCTCGCCCGCTTCGAGGAGTCCCTGACCGAGCTGCGCGCCGCGGGCGCGGAGGTCGTCGAGCTCAGCCTGCCGAACATCGTCCACGCGCTCGCCGCGTACTACCTGATCCTGCCCAGCGAGGCGTCCAGCAACCTCGCCAAGTTCGACGGCATGCGCTACGGCCTGCGCGTCGTCCCCGAGGGGGAGCACGTCACCGCCGAGGCCGTCATGCGCGCCACCCGCGCCGCCGGTTTCGGCGACGAGGCCAAGCGCCGGATCATCCTCGGCACCTACGCGCTGTCGGCGGGCTACTACGACGCTTACTACGGCAGCGCGCAGAAGGTCCGCACCCTCGTGCAGCGCGACTTCGACGCGGCCTTCGGGTCCGTCGACGTGCTCGTTTCCCCGACCGCCCCGACGGTGGCCTACCGCCTGGGCGAGAAGCTCGACGACCCGCTGGCGATGTACGCCGGCGACGTCGCGACGATCCCGGCCAACCTCGCCGGGATCCCGGGGATGTCGCTGCCGTGCGGGCTCTCCGAGGGGCTGCCGGTCGGGTTGCAGGTCCTGGCCCCGCAGCAGGCCGACGACCGCCTGTACCGGGTCGGGGCCGCGCTGGAGGCGCGGTTGAACGACAAGTGGGGCGGGCCGCTGCTCGCGCAGGTTCCGACGTGGCAGGGGGCATCGGCGTGA
- the gatC gene encoding Asp-tRNA(Asn)/Glu-tRNA(Gln) amidotransferase subunit GatC, with translation MSAISRSEVEHLARLARIDMTDEELDRMAGQLDAVLDAVAQVASVVTDDVPATSHPVPLTNVTRPDVVRPGLTAEEALAGAPASEDGRFRVPQILGEEA, from the coding sequence GTGTCCGCCATCTCCCGATCCGAGGTCGAGCACCTCGCGCGCCTGGCGCGCATCGACATGACCGACGAGGAGCTGGACCGCATGGCGGGTCAGCTCGACGCGGTCCTCGATGCCGTGGCCCAGGTGGCCTCCGTCGTCACCGACGACGTGCCCGCGACCTCGCACCCCGTGCCCCTGACCAACGTCACCCGCCCCGACGTCGTGCGTCCCGGCCTGACCGCCGAGGAGGCCCTCGCCGGTGCCCCGGCCAGCGAGGACGGCCGCTTCCGCGTCCCGCAGATCCTGGGGGAGGAGGCGTGA
- the ddaH gene encoding dimethylargininase, with translation MTTTELGDRRARRTARPLHLLVCRPEHFTVSYEINPWMDRAQPVDAALALAQWETLVATLRRLGHTVDVVPATPGLPDMVYAANGALITPGGTVGVRFAHPERAGEAEAFATWLEANGYGPVHRPVETNEGEGDLLPVGGHLLAGHGFRTTRAAHDELSRVLGRPVTSLRLVDPRFYHLDTALTVLDDDPAHPDVAYFPGAFDAASRAVLAELFPDALTTDEGTAAVLGMNAVSDGHRVVLSPRAVRYAEQLRGRGYEPVPVDLSELLKGGGGPKCCVLVVRA, from the coding sequence GTGACCACCACCGAGCTCGGGGACCGGCGCGCCCGGCGCACTGCGCGCCCGCTGCACCTCCTGGTGTGCCGACCGGAGCACTTCACCGTCAGCTACGAGATCAACCCCTGGATGGACCGGGCGCAGCCCGTCGACGCCGCGCTGGCGCTGGCCCAGTGGGAGACCCTGGTGGCGACGCTGCGGCGCCTGGGGCACACCGTCGACGTCGTCCCGGCCACCCCCGGGCTGCCGGACATGGTCTACGCCGCCAACGGCGCGCTCATCACCCCGGGCGGGACGGTCGGGGTGCGCTTCGCCCACCCCGAGCGCGCCGGGGAGGCCGAGGCCTTCGCGACGTGGCTGGAGGCGAACGGGTACGGGCCGGTGCACCGGCCGGTGGAGACCAACGAGGGCGAGGGCGACCTGCTGCCCGTGGGCGGGCACCTGCTGGCCGGGCACGGCTTCCGGACCACCCGCGCCGCCCACGACGAGCTGTCCCGCGTCCTGGGTCGCCCGGTCACCTCGCTGCGGCTGGTCGACCCGCGGTTCTACCACCTGGACACCGCCCTGACCGTGCTCGACGACGACCCCGCGCACCCCGACGTCGCGTACTTCCCCGGCGCCTTCGACGCCGCGTCGCGGGCGGTGCTGGCGGAGCTGTTCCCCGACGCGCTGACCACCGACGAGGGGACGGCCGCGGTGCTGGGCATGAACGCCGTCAGCGACGGGCACCGCGTGGTGCTCTCCCCCCGGGCCGTCCGCTACGCGGAGCAGCTGCGCGGGCGCGGGTACGAACCGGTGCCGGTGGACCTCTCGGAGCTGCTCAAGGGCGGGGGCGGGCCGAAGTGCTGCGTCCTCGTGGTGCGCGCCTGA
- the ligA gene encoding NAD-dependent DNA ligase LigA — protein MGPVSGEGVDTVDGGDVPSEARHRWEDLVAQIEAARFAYYVRNSSPLSDGQYDALERELRALEEQHPQLRTPDSPTQTVGGTFSTEFTTVDHPERMLSLDNAFSTDELSAWAARVEREVGAGARYLCEPKIDGLAIDLVYEDGRLVRGVTRGDGRTGEDVTFNVRTVEDVPHRLTGADVPEFLEVRGEVFFHLDGFAAINAGLVEAGKPPFANPRNAAAGSLRQKDPRVTATRPLRMLVHGVGARRGMENDTQSGAYEKLAAWGLPTSPRVKVVDTLDEVAEYVRFYGEHRHDVEHEIDGVVVKVDQVPLQRRLGSTSRAPRWAIAYKYPPEEVTTSLLDIQVNVGRTGRVTPFAVLEPVKVAGSTVAMATLHNASEVVRKGVLIGDTVVVRKAGDVIPEVLGPVVESRTGAEREFVMPTVCPECGTPLAHQRADDVDIRCPNSRSCPAQLRERVFHLAGRGSFDVEALGDKAAAALLQAGVIADEGDLFTLTEDDLVGVPLFTTKAGTVSANGRRLLANLHDRKDQPLWRVLVGLSIRHVGPTAARALADRFGSMEAIEAATAEDIASAEGVGPTIAEAVVEWLAVDWHRDVVRKWREAGVRMADERDESTPRTLEGLTIVVTGSLSGFSRDEAKEAVLSRGGKASSAVSKKTSFVVVGEAAGSKADKAEQLGVPVLDEEGFVALLEGGPDAVARPAEEPGQG, from the coding sequence ATGGGTCCCGTGAGCGGAGAAGGCGTGGACACGGTCGACGGCGGGGACGTCCCCAGCGAGGCGCGGCACCGGTGGGAGGACCTCGTCGCGCAGATCGAGGCGGCCCGCTTCGCCTACTACGTGCGCAACTCCTCGCCGCTGAGCGACGGGCAGTACGACGCGCTGGAGCGGGAGCTGCGCGCGCTGGAGGAGCAGCACCCGCAGCTGCGCACCCCGGACTCCCCGACGCAGACGGTGGGCGGGACGTTCTCCACCGAGTTCACCACCGTCGACCACCCCGAGCGGATGCTCAGCCTGGACAACGCCTTCTCCACCGACGAGCTGTCGGCGTGGGCGGCCCGGGTGGAGCGCGAGGTCGGCGCCGGCGCCCGCTACCTGTGCGAGCCGAAGATCGACGGCCTGGCCATCGACCTCGTCTACGAGGACGGGCGCCTGGTGCGGGGGGTGACCCGCGGCGACGGCCGCACGGGGGAGGACGTCACCTTCAACGTCCGCACCGTCGAGGACGTCCCGCACCGGCTCACCGGGGCCGACGTCCCCGAGTTCCTCGAGGTGCGCGGGGAGGTCTTCTTCCACCTCGACGGCTTCGCGGCGATCAACGCCGGTCTCGTCGAGGCGGGGAAGCCGCCGTTCGCCAACCCCCGCAACGCGGCCGCGGGGTCGTTGCGGCAGAAGGACCCCCGCGTCACCGCGACCCGGCCGCTGCGGATGCTCGTCCACGGCGTCGGCGCGCGCCGGGGCATGGAGAACGACACCCAGTCCGGCGCCTACGAGAAGCTCGCGGCCTGGGGGCTGCCGACCTCGCCGCGGGTGAAGGTCGTGGACACCCTCGACGAGGTCGCCGAGTACGTCCGCTTCTACGGCGAGCACCGCCACGACGTGGAGCACGAGATCGACGGGGTCGTCGTCAAGGTCGACCAGGTCCCGCTGCAGCGCCGCCTCGGCAGCACCTCCCGGGCCCCGCGGTGGGCGATCGCCTACAAGTACCCGCCCGAGGAGGTGACCACGAGCCTGCTGGACATCCAGGTCAACGTCGGGCGCACCGGCCGGGTCACCCCGTTCGCGGTGCTGGAACCGGTCAAGGTCGCCGGGTCCACCGTCGCGATGGCCACCCTGCACAACGCCTCCGAGGTCGTGCGCAAGGGCGTCCTCATCGGCGACACCGTCGTCGTGCGCAAGGCCGGCGACGTGATCCCCGAGGTCCTCGGTCCCGTCGTGGAGTCCCGCACCGGCGCCGAGCGGGAGTTCGTCATGCCGACGGTGTGCCCCGAGTGCGGCACCCCGCTGGCCCACCAGCGGGCCGACGACGTCGACATCCGCTGCCCGAACTCCCGCAGCTGCCCCGCGCAGCTGCGCGAGCGCGTCTTCCACCTCGCCGGGCGCGGCTCCTTCGACGTCGAGGCGCTGGGCGACAAGGCGGCGGCGGCGCTGCTGCAGGCCGGGGTCATCGCCGACGAGGGCGACCTGTTCACCCTCACCGAGGACGACCTCGTCGGCGTCCCGCTGTTCACCACGAAGGCGGGGACGGTCTCGGCCAACGGCCGGCGCCTGCTGGCGAACCTGCACGACCGCAAGGACCAGCCCCTGTGGCGGGTCCTGGTCGGGCTCTCGATCCGGCACGTGGGGCCCACCGCCGCGCGCGCCCTCGCCGACCGGTTCGGGTCGATGGAGGCGATCGAGGCGGCCACCGCCGAGGACATCGCCTCCGCGGAGGGGGTCGGGCCGACCATCGCCGAGGCCGTCGTGGAGTGGCTGGCCGTCGACTGGCACCGCGACGTGGTCCGCAAGTGGCGCGAGGCCGGGGTCCGGATGGCCGACGAGCGCGACGAGTCCACCCCGCGCACCCTGGAGGGCCTCACGATCGTCGTCACCGGGTCGCTGAGCGGGTTCTCCCGCGACGAGGCCAAGGAGGCGGTCCTGTCCCGCGGGGGCAAGGCCTCCAGCGCGGTGTCGAAGAAGACGAGCTTCGTCGTCGTGGGGGAGGCCGCGGGGTCCAAGGCGGACAAGGCCGAGCAGCTGGGGGTGCCGGTCCTGGACGAGGAGGGCTTCGTCGCCCTGCTGGAGGGCGGGCCCGACGCGGTGGCGCGCCCGGCGGAGGAACCCGGCCAGGGGTGA
- a CDS encoding esterase-like activity of phytase family protein: MTVPPRTPARSPLRTRRTLAVAAALAAAALGGAVAASTATARDGARPHDAPAQSAKLLARQVLPAATFGEPVPSGAGIETANGVAVPFAAQPVQGFSGNLVQPDGSYLVLSDNGYGTKANSGDFLLAVHRLVDAGDGSLEVAPGGFTLSDPHHHVAWDLTREDRRLTGSDFDPESFRRAPDGTFWFGEEFGPYLLHTDAAGRLLEAPVPLPGVQSPDNPERGAAAPNLGSSKGFEGMAQSADGRYLFPLLEGPVTGDDPQDLRVMRYDTVQHRYRGEAFTYRLESPKNAIGDLTRVDDHRFLVLERDNGQGATAVFKAVFLVDTRVTDATGHPRKTQLVNLMAVPDPDGVAGELSAASGFLTFPFTTIESVDVTGEHTIVVGNDNNFPFSAGRTPDTPDANEFLTIEVQANLSAH; this comes from the coding sequence ATGACCGTCCCCCCGCGCACCCCCGCGCGCAGCCCCCTGCGCACCCGCCGCACCCTCGCCGTCGCCGCCGCGCTCGCCGCCGCGGCCCTCGGCGGGGCCGTCGCGGCCTCCACCGCCACCGCCCGCGACGGCGCCCGCCCGCACGACGCACCCGCCCAGAGCGCGAAGCTCCTCGCCCGCCAGGTCCTGCCCGCGGCCACGTTCGGCGAGCCGGTGCCCAGCGGCGCCGGCATCGAGACCGCGAACGGGGTCGCCGTCCCCTTCGCCGCCCAGCCCGTCCAGGGCTTCTCCGGCAACCTGGTGCAGCCCGACGGCAGCTACCTCGTCCTCTCCGACAACGGCTACGGGACGAAGGCGAACAGCGGCGACTTCCTCCTCGCCGTCCACCGCCTCGTCGACGCGGGCGACGGTTCCCTCGAGGTCGCCCCCGGCGGGTTCACCCTCTCCGACCCCCACCACCACGTCGCGTGGGACCTGACCCGCGAGGACCGGCGCCTCACCGGTTCCGACTTCGACCCCGAGAGCTTCCGCCGGGCGCCCGACGGCACGTTCTGGTTCGGCGAGGAGTTCGGTCCCTACCTGCTGCACACCGACGCCGCCGGCCGGCTCCTCGAGGCCCCCGTCCCGCTGCCGGGCGTGCAGTCCCCGGACAACCCGGAACGGGGCGCGGCGGCGCCGAACCTGGGCAGCTCCAAGGGTTTCGAGGGCATGGCGCAGTCCGCGGACGGCCGCTACCTGTTCCCGCTGCTGGAGGGCCCCGTCACCGGCGACGACCCCCAGGACCTGCGGGTCATGCGCTACGACACCGTCCAGCACCGCTACCGCGGCGAGGCGTTCACCTACCGCCTGGAGTCGCCGAAGAACGCCATCGGGGACCTCACCCGGGTCGACGACCACCGGTTCCTCGTCCTGGAGCGCGACAACGGGCAGGGCGCGACCGCCGTGTTCAAGGCCGTGTTCCTCGTCGACACCCGCGTCACCGACGCCACCGGGCACCCCCGCAAGACGCAGCTGGTGAACCTCATGGCCGTTCCCGACCCGGACGGGGTCGCCGGGGAGCTCAGCGCGGCGTCGGGGTTCCTGACCTTCCCCTTCACCACGATCGAGAGCGTCGACGTCACCGGCGAGCACACGATCGTCGTCGGCAACGACAACAACTTCCCGTTCTCCGCCGGGCGCACCCCCGACACCCCCGACGCGAACGAGTTCCTCACGATCGAGGTGCAGGCGAACCTCTCCGCGCACTGA
- a CDS encoding DUF523 domain-containing protein — translation MKLVSSCLAGVPCRYDGAARPDAEVVADVAAGRSLPLCAEVVGGLPTPRPAAEVVGGDGHDVLAGRARVLTADGTDLTAEFVAGALEVARRAAAAGVTEAVLQARSPSCGSGSIYSGGHDGTLVEGDGVVAAALRRSGVRVSARRGSPAPRS, via the coding sequence GTGAAGCTGGTGAGTTCCTGCTTGGCCGGGGTCCCCTGCCGCTACGACGGCGCCGCCCGGCCCGACGCGGAGGTGGTGGCCGACGTCGCCGCCGGTCGTTCGCTGCCGTTGTGCGCGGAGGTCGTCGGCGGGTTGCCGACCCCGCGACCGGCCGCGGAGGTCGTCGGCGGCGACGGCCACGACGTGCTGGCCGGGCGGGCGAGGGTGCTGACCGCCGACGGCACCGACCTGACGGCGGAGTTCGTGGCCGGTGCCCTCGAGGTCGCCCGCCGGGCCGCCGCGGCCGGGGTGACCGAGGCGGTCCTGCAGGCCCGCAGCCCCTCGTGCGGGTCCGGGTCGATCTACTCCGGCGGCCACGACGGGACCCTCGTCGAGGGTGACGGGGTCGTCGCGGCCGCCCTGCGCCGGAGCGGGGTCCGCGTCAGTGCGCGGAGAGGTTCGCCTGCACCTCGATCGTGA
- a CDS encoding GNAT family N-acetyltransferase: MTDLTFREAGPADVAGVVALVESAYRGESSRAGWTTEAGLLDGRRTDEDAVAAVLADPDATVLLAERDGRTLGCCELRRAGELAYFGMFAVDPASQGGGIGRRLLTHADAEAVRRWGAPAMEMTVIAQRRDLIAWYERLGFATTGERRPFPHGDERFGRPRRDDLEFVVLRRPTGAAS, from the coding sequence GTGACTGACCTGACGTTCCGGGAGGCGGGCCCCGCCGACGTGGCGGGCGTGGTGGCGCTCGTGGAGTCGGCCTACCGCGGGGAGTCCAGCCGGGCCGGGTGGACGACGGAGGCGGGCCTGCTCGACGGCCGGCGCACCGACGAGGACGCGGTCGCCGCGGTCCTCGCCGACCCCGACGCCACGGTGCTGCTGGCCGAGCGGGACGGGCGGACCCTCGGGTGCTGCGAGCTGCGGCGGGCGGGGGAGCTGGCGTACTTCGGGATGTTCGCGGTCGACCCCGCGTCGCAGGGCGGGGGCATCGGGCGGCGGCTGCTCACCCACGCCGACGCGGAGGCCGTGCGGCGCTGGGGCGCGCCGGCGATGGAGATGACGGTCATCGCCCAGCGCCGCGACCTCATCGCCTGGTACGAGCGGCTGGGCTTCGCCACGACGGGGGAGCGGCGGCCCTTCCCCCACGGCGACGAGCGGTTCGGCCGTCCCCGGCGCGACGACCTGGAGTTCGTGGTCCTGCGCCGTCCCACGGGGGCCGCGTCGTGA